Proteins encoded together in one Bacillota bacterium window:
- a CDS encoding sugar ABC transporter substrate-binding protein, whose protein sequence is MLRRTFVALMLVCLLAVGLGSGLILAAEKVTITWWGHNYPLLVSMYEELIKQFEKENPDIHVEYYQKPGAQYNELVLTAIAGGSGPDVFRVGDWTINEYIRDGVVAPLDIRAFGAKTVKEVVDRFVPGVLDPFLRKEGLYAVPEDACNLLLVVNLDHLKEAGFAKPPANAVDWVTAMQKMTKVQNGRWIRSGFEWKYDHELWDTQQFTVLLRNEGTTLYNPDGTLALDKEKTIKALKYYYDSIHTAKFANPDFAATFGSISPDVFTRGFASTYTAGMWVTPLINNHKIVKNWVATDWITGPHQSTIRWSWSYGLNAASKHKLEASKFIAFLSRPDIVEKRLKLGGIVAGLKGWEESPWIQAHPEVRPWIAVLGKSRYLDRFSSYAAVSVAVSKVMQDISMGGMTPEDAYKELVAKLPRSQ, encoded by the coding sequence GTGTTGAGGAGGACATTTGTCGCGTTGATGCTGGTTTGCTTGCTAGCGGTCGGACTAGGTTCTGGGTTGATTTTGGCCGCGGAAAAGGTAACCATCACTTGGTGGGGGCACAATTACCCCCTTTTGGTGAGCATGTATGAGGAACTTATTAAACAGTTTGAAAAAGAAAACCCTGATATACACGTCGAATATTATCAGAAACCGGGCGCACAATATAACGAGCTGGTCCTAACCGCTATTGCGGGAGGGTCAGGCCCAGATGTTTTCCGGGTCGGCGACTGGACTATTAACGAGTACATTCGCGATGGCGTAGTAGCACCCTTGGACATCCGCGCTTTCGGGGCTAAAACCGTTAAAGAAGTGGTCGACCGATTTGTTCCGGGTGTGCTTGACCCGTTTCTCAGGAAAGAGGGGTTGTATGCAGTCCCAGAAGATGCGTGCAACCTCCTATTAGTGGTGAACCTCGACCACCTGAAGGAGGCTGGTTTTGCTAAACCTCCTGCAAATGCGGTGGACTGGGTCACGGCGATGCAGAAGATGACGAAAGTACAGAATGGTCGCTGGATAAGGTCCGGATTCGAGTGGAAGTACGACCACGAGCTCTGGGATACACAACAATTCACTGTTCTTTTGCGCAATGAAGGGACCACCTTATACAATCCCGACGGAACCCTGGCTTTGGACAAAGAAAAGACAATAAAGGCTCTCAAATACTACTATGACTCGATACACACTGCTAAATTCGCCAATCCCGATTTCGCAGCCACCTTTGGCTCGATAAGTCCAGATGTATTTACCCGAGGGTTTGCATCAACTTACACTGCAGGTATGTGGGTTACCCCACTGATCAATAACCATAAGATCGTAAAGAACTGGGTCGCGACTGATTGGATTACCGGGCCGCACCAGAGCACAATACGGTGGTCCTGGTCCTACGGCCTAAACGCGGCTTCAAAACACAAACTGGAGGCATCGAAATTCATTGCTTTTCTGAGCCGCCCTGATATAGTGGAAAAGAGATTGAAATTGGGGGGAATTGTAGCTGGATTGAAAGGTTGGGAAGAGTCGCCGTGGATTCAGGCTCATCCAGAAGTCAGGCCCTGGATTGCGGTATTGGGGAAGTCGCGCTATTTGGATAGGTTCTCCAGTTACGCAGCGGTTTCCGTCGCAGTCTCCAAAGTCATGCAAGATATCAGCATGGGGGGCATGACCCCTGAGGATGCCTACAAGGAGCTAGTTGCGAAACTGCCACGCTCCCAATAA
- a CDS encoding ROK family transcriptional regulator, producing MVFNKKVKEKKKFLAELSRFSVFEALRTHGPLAVDDIMRLTGLSKPTVVNYLRGLERAKLVVPQGFGPSTGGRAPVLYEFASKSHFVVGVEFEIPKVRLGVTDLGRKVVARATYYVSRDDSADTIMQQLIAQIENLLVNGRIPRDKVYGIGLGLSGFLNNRTGVYLESPRAPHWKNVPIRARLQMHFGVPVFIEALCNVLALGELGEKTPISNNDNVGYIGFVHGLGAGVFLNGQLYQGRFGNVALLGHTTVDMNGDRCYCGNRGCLELYASGRALERRFKSLMAPDNPSSSSRLALPGEPTSEQIILAANDGDPICRWELLRSMDYLAVGIANMVDLFELQTIILGGDLALAGEWLAEYVQAAVQDRLMNVLKQNLRVLPATMHPDDAGIVGASTLVLREIFRQPTLDLSWSIDNMVAK from the coding sequence ATGGTCTTCAACAAGAAAGTCAAAGAAAAGAAGAAGTTTCTGGCGGAACTCAGCAGGTTTTCAGTATTTGAGGCGCTTCGAACTCACGGACCATTGGCAGTGGATGATATCATGCGCTTGACAGGTCTGAGCAAGCCTACTGTGGTCAATTACTTGCGGGGGCTTGAAAGGGCAAAGCTTGTAGTTCCTCAAGGTTTTGGCCCATCAACAGGAGGTCGCGCCCCTGTGCTATATGAATTTGCCAGCAAGTCGCATTTTGTGGTGGGGGTTGAATTTGAGATCCCCAAGGTGCGTCTGGGCGTAACAGATCTCGGCAGAAAAGTTGTGGCCCGGGCCACTTACTATGTGTCGCGGGACGATTCAGCTGATACCATCATGCAACAGCTAATAGCCCAGATTGAAAACCTGCTCGTAAACGGCCGCATACCACGCGACAAAGTATATGGGATCGGCCTGGGGCTCTCGGGTTTCTTGAATAACCGTACCGGTGTTTATCTTGAAAGCCCTCGCGCTCCCCATTGGAAGAACGTCCCTATAAGGGCACGCCTACAGATGCACTTCGGGGTTCCGGTTTTTATCGAGGCTTTGTGCAATGTATTGGCTTTAGGGGAGCTGGGAGAAAAGACGCCGATATCCAATAACGATAATGTGGGTTACATCGGTTTCGTTCATGGTCTAGGAGCAGGTGTTTTCTTGAACGGCCAATTATACCAAGGGAGGTTCGGAAACGTTGCCTTGTTGGGTCATACTACCGTAGATATGAACGGAGATAGGTGTTATTGCGGCAACAGGGGATGTCTGGAACTCTATGCTTCAGGGAGGGCTCTTGAACGGAGGTTCAAATCCCTGATGGCCCCGGATAATCCCTCCAGTTCGTCGCGTTTGGCTCTCCCAGGTGAGCCAACAAGTGAACAGATTATTCTAGCCGCCAACGACGGCGACCCTATCTGTCGCTGGGAGCTTCTTCGTTCTATGGATTACTTAGCTGTTGGAATTGCTAATATGGTCGACCTCTTCGAACTACAAACTATTATATTGGGTGGAGACTTAGCCTTGGCGGGCGAGTGGCTCGCCGAATACGTCCAGGCTGCCGTGCAAGATAGATTAATGAACGTATTAAAACAAAATCTCCGGGTGCTCCCTGCGACTATGCATCCAGATGATGCCGGTATCGTGGGAGCGAGCACCCTTGTGCTGAGAGAGATTTTTAGGCAACCAACCCTTGACCTTTCATGGTCAATCGACAATATGGTTGCGAAGTAA
- a CDS encoding sulfatase: MNVIVIVADSLRADHVGCYGSRVKTPNIDRLARESALFEEAYSENLPTLPCRTSWWTGLYLFTLRGWQHFEPWDYTLAEVLWDQGMTSCLVSDTYHMHKPVYNCGRGFDTVVWVRGQEYDHWIMDDSIKVDIDTFHRLKGDSTDDMWRQRFVQYMRNRSWYKTEEDWCLPRVIKEAIRWLENVTKKQKDRIFLWVDSFDPHEPWDPPSPFREMYDPEYKGQELIDPIPGPIEGYMTHRELEHTKALYAGEVSFVDKWVGILLDRIRELGIYDNSLIMFTSDHGEPFGEHGIIRKALPWNYEELAHIPWLIRHPEGWGAGKRFPAFVQPPDLMPTILDALRIDRHLELPFLAPVKLTFPQDIIVSKREIDLDGKSLLPIMRGEVESIRDFAVTAHHNAQWGIRTRDWTYLHPVDPQWKPEFYNRRQDRGEQHNLISSETEVADALELKLRRFAEAVHRKNLAGC; this comes from the coding sequence ATGAATGTTATCGTAATCGTGGCCGACAGCCTGCGGGCAGACCATGTAGGCTGTTATGGAAGCAGGGTAAAAACGCCGAATATCGATCGACTCGCAAGGGAATCTGCGCTTTTTGAGGAGGCTTATAGCGAAAACCTTCCGACGCTTCCGTGCAGGACATCCTGGTGGACCGGGCTTTATCTATTCACCCTGCGCGGCTGGCAACACTTTGAGCCGTGGGATTATACCCTTGCCGAGGTCCTTTGGGATCAGGGAATGACTTCGTGCCTGGTCTCTGATACCTACCATATGCATAAGCCTGTGTACAATTGTGGCCGAGGGTTCGACACGGTGGTCTGGGTGAGGGGTCAAGAATATGATCATTGGATCATGGATGATTCCATCAAGGTTGATATCGACACCTTTCATCGGCTTAAAGGAGACTCCACGGACGATATGTGGAGGCAGCGTTTTGTGCAGTACATGCGGAATCGGAGCTGGTATAAGACGGAGGAAGACTGGTGTCTTCCGAGGGTCATCAAGGAGGCTATCCGGTGGCTAGAAAATGTAACTAAGAAGCAGAAAGATAGAATCTTCCTCTGGGTGGATTCCTTTGACCCTCATGAGCCGTGGGATCCGCCATCACCTTTTCGTGAGATGTATGACCCCGAATATAAGGGCCAGGAGCTAATCGACCCAATCCCTGGGCCTATCGAAGGGTATATGACTCATCGCGAGCTGGAACACACAAAGGCTCTTTATGCTGGAGAGGTTAGCTTTGTGGATAAATGGGTTGGAATTCTCTTGGATCGGATTCGGGAGCTTGGAATATATGATAACAGCTTGATCATGTTCACGAGCGATCACGGTGAGCCGTTTGGAGAACACGGTATCATCAGGAAGGCCCTCCCCTGGAATTACGAGGAACTTGCGCATATTCCCTGGCTCATACGTCACCCAGAGGGCTGGGGGGCGGGGAAGCGGTTCCCAGCGTTTGTTCAGCCACCGGATCTTATGCCGACGATTCTCGATGCTCTTAGAATTGACCGACATCTTGAGTTGCCATTTCTGGCGCCTGTAAAACTCACCTTCCCGCAGGATATTATTGTAAGCAAGCGAGAGATAGATCTTGATGGTAAAAGCCTTCTCCCCATCATGCGTGGAGAGGTTGAAAGCATTCGTGACTTTGCCGTGACAGCACACCATAACGCACAGTGGGGCATCAGAACCAGGGATTGGACCTACTTACATCCCGTGGATCCCCAATGGAAACCCGAGTTCTATAATCGTCGGCAAGACCGCGGTGAGCAACACAATCTCATTTCTAGCGAGACAGAGGTGGCCGATGCTCTCGAACTTAAACTGCGACGTTTTGCGGAAGCGGTACACCGAAAGAATCTCGCGGGCTGCTGA